tatatatatatatatagacacaagCACATATATGACCACGCCAGTTTACCACACAGTCTGATGTTGTGTCTTGAGATCAATGTATTACTTGCTGtatattttctgtatacttgatATTTACTGCAGCGGTGCCTGTGGCCTATcgataaataatataatatatatatatatatatatatatatatatacatatatatatatatatatatatatacatatatatatatatatatataggtggTAATAAAGACTAGTGCTCCTGGGTGATTATTACAGTAATGTTGGTTTTCAGACAGCGATCCTGTAATAAATAAGTACACATACTCTCtgtgtcatttctctctctgtaggtgtggatgtgtgtgcagcGTCGCCCTGCGAGCAGCAGTGTACTGATAACTTTGGACGAGTCGTCTGCACATGTTACCCCGGCTATCGCTTCGACCGAGAGAGACACCGCAACCACAAATCTCCTTACTGTCTGGGTCAGCAGTACACTCACACCTTCTCATATCTCCCGGCTCAATACTTTTGACTGTCATGTCTTTTACTGTCATGAGTTTTATTTTCTCACCCACTTCATCACATAGTGAGCCACTTGCATTTTAAAAGAGGTTCCTCAAACAAATAACTTCCTTTTTGCTTCTTTTTAACATGTTAGAGGAGATTTTTCAGGATTTTTAACTGGAAAACAGCGCTCTCCTCCTGTTTTGTgagatttctttcagattttctttgtaatcattaacatttttttctctccttctcctccttcacgcatacatacagacattgaTGAGTGTGAGCtcccagacagcagcagcatgtgtgACCATGAGTGTGTGAACACGGTGGGCAGCTTCCTGTGTCGCTGTCACACTGGCTACATACTCGCACCGGACCAACGCTCCTGCATCCCTGTACACAACTGtgagtttataatgtttcaGTTGAGATTTACAGCGTCTGGATGGAAATTCAGGAGCAAACTCAGAATGtgtgcttgaaaaaaaaaattttttgtcTTGCAGTGAGTTCATCGGGGAAGTCAGACACCCTGATGAGTGCTGGTACCTGCTCGTTCACCTGTCAAGATTTTATGAACATGAAAACTAGTCTGCTGCAGCTCAAACTAAGGCTGGGCAACACACAGTCACCCAACCAGGTAACAGAGACCACCTCAAACTGAACCAAACATACTACAACCAGTGTGTCAACATGTTCGGCATATAGGAGACTGAAAAATAGATGTTTAGATTTAAGGTTGACATTATGCAATAATAATGGGGAACTGCACATGCTGCCTTGCTTTTCCTCTAATTGGCCTACATAATCtttcctatgtgtgtgtgtgtgtgtgtttgtaggtaCCTGGCCTCGCAAACAACAGTGATAAGCCATCTCTGGGGAGGACAGGAAAAAGTCCTGACAGCCCTTGTCTTCCTGGTCTACACGGCCTTCCAGGAGCTCCTGGGGTCCCAGGTAATGTTGATATACGGTAACTGTAAGGTTGGAAAAGTTAAATTCACTGCAGGCTCCAGATATGTGCACAGGGAGAGTTTGTGATTAATGCAGTCATGAATTATAGTTGTTAGAATAACAAAAAGGAAGAGggtaaagagacagagaaagaggaagctttataaaataaaaatgtgctgggaaaaaagtcaaataaataaaaattctctacacaagaaaaacacttagttGGGGtaagggaaaaacatcatgcttgggcttaaaataagtaaaacccGTAGAAACAACTAATTAAAGCACGTCataaacgtcaataaaaaaacgtgacaaacatcactaacgtaatttacaaaacaaaacacaggtcaacaacggtcttgaacacgggtctcctggttaaaactCCAGTGTTTCTTGGGCCCATCCACCCTCCATAACACTAAACACCTAGTGCACTATCGTGGCgtttatacgccttttcgtgcaaacAGGCTGATATAACATTAAAGTagtaaaaatgaaagtaaatgCAAAGCAAGTTGGTTTTGAATGACCTTTCTGAGGAgcttagaaataaataaatgctctaCAGTTCATCACTCTGATGCTAATGACTAGCCCATTTTAAATAGATCTCTTTATCGCTGTGTCCATCTGTCCTCACCAGGGCACCCAGGAGAACCGGGGAAGAGAGGGGACCCAGGGGACAGGGGCCCGCCTGGCCCTCGG
This window of the Sebastes fasciatus isolate fSebFas1 chromosome 2, fSebFas1.pri, whole genome shotgun sequence genome carries:
- the LOC141783951 gene encoding collagen and calcium-binding EGF domain-containing protein 1-like — its product is MGQLYGATLLPFGAICVVFLWESGASSIRTTLAVDTSRTDCPDNKILTVEYPCVRAEGKNSTCFRRKCCDGFRFVMGQCIPESVDVCAASPCEQQCTDNFGRVVCTCYPGYRFDRERHRNHKSPYCLDIDECELPDSSSMCDHECVNTVGSFLCRCHTGYILAPDQRSCIPVHNLSSSGKSDTLMSAGTCSFTCQDFMNMKTSLLQLKLRLGNTQSPNQVPGLANNSDKPSLGRTGKSPDSPCLPGLHGLPGAPGVPGHPGEPGKRGDPGDRGPPGPRGPRGNMGPLGPEPDLKQMKRGRRGPVGPPGATGRDGLKGDRGAPGPIGPPGPPGSFDFLLLMMADIRNDIIELQEKVFGERRGISLDSPPHSSGEMDFVEWGSGQGDLLLST